The Alphaproteobacteria bacterium genome contains a region encoding:
- a CDS encoding alpha/beta hydrolase, with translation MTQPIARRTAIAVAGAGVAGFVSSAHAETRPDIQASEFWANKESVKLYLYRKRIAPRPGEQQPVLFLVHGSSNSARTSYDLNVPGKGEYSAMNVLAGFGFDVWTMDHDGYGYSGSSGNSSDIASGVEDLKAAMPVVLRETGGQKVHMYGTSSGAIRAGAYAQAEPQRIDRLILSAFTYKGTGSPEIARRRAVAEERYRNKPRRLRDANMIRSIFTRDGLPSAYDPAVAEALATEELKFGDQVPTGTYLDMAVNLPLVDPAKVLCPVLMIRGSHDGNSTNEDLLDFYAQLPNGDRAFVILPHTAHSVGFGNNRHLLWYAVRNFLLAPPAIPAA, from the coding sequence ATGACCCAGCCCATCGCACGCCGCACCGCCATCGCCGTGGCAGGGGCGGGCGTCGCGGGATTTGTGAGCAGCGCCCACGCCGAAACCAGACCCGACATCCAGGCGAGCGAGTTCTGGGCCAACAAGGAGAGCGTCAAGCTTTACCTTTATCGCAAGCGCATCGCGCCCAGGCCGGGCGAGCAGCAGCCGGTGCTGTTCCTCGTTCACGGCTCCTCGAATTCGGCACGCACCAGCTATGACCTCAACGTACCCGGCAAGGGCGAATATTCGGCGATGAACGTGCTCGCCGGTTTCGGCTTCGACGTCTGGACCATGGACCATGACGGCTACGGCTATTCCGGCTCGTCCGGCAACAGCTCCGACATTGCGAGCGGCGTCGAAGACCTCAAGGCCGCGATGCCGGTGGTGCTGCGCGAAACCGGCGGGCAGAAAGTGCACATGTACGGCACGTCGTCGGGGGCGATCCGCGCCGGGGCCTACGCGCAGGCGGAGCCGCAGCGCATCGACCGGCTGATCCTCTCCGCGTTCACCTACAAGGGCACCGGCTCGCCCGAGATCGCGCGCCGCCGTGCGGTCGCCGAGGAGCGCTATCGCAACAAGCCGCGGCGGCTGCGCGACGCAAACATGATCCGCTCGATCTTCACGCGCGACGGCCTGCCGTCGGCCTACGACCCGGCGGTCGCCGAGGCGCTTGCAACCGAGGAGCTGAAATTCGGCGATCAGGTGCCGACCGGCACCTATCTCGACATGGCGGTGAACTTGCCGCTGGTCGATCCGGCGAAAGTGCTCTGCCCGGTGCTGATGATCCGCGGCTCGCACGACGGCAACTCGACCAACGAGGATCTGCTCGACTTCTATGCGCAGCTTCCCAACGGGGACCGGGCGTTCGTGATCCTGCCGCACACCGCACACAGCGTCGGGTTCGGCAACAACCGGCACCTGCTGTGGTACGCGGTGCGCAATTTCCTGCTGGCGCCGCCTGCAATTCCAGCGGCCTAG
- a CDS encoding lytic murein transglycosylase, with protein MDFSRRHLLTTALGGAASLALGKRAAAQVAAQPFAQWVESFRARAVAKGISDATYARVMGGLKPDTTVFTEIRSQPEFNQQLWQYLNRRVSDWRIQTGQERAKTYAPLLARIEKDFGVERSIMLGLWGIESTFGDPVVKQNHSRPVFPALAALAWGEPRRRSYWETELINALRIVEKGWAQPKEMIGSWAGAMGHTQWMPEVWLNVGIDYDGDGKVNPLDKPDDALGSSAKYLVNRGKYRRGEHWGYEVRAGGRGSDETSRSYEAWQAMGVTRADGQPFPNPKLTAKLWVPVAGGPAFLLGHNFYAVKTYNPSMNYTLAIVHLGDRVLGAGPFAQPFPGSERAPTLAEVQEMQKRLTAAGYDTGGTDGRVGNMTMLAARNFQQKAGLVPADGYLGLKLLAKLRGS; from the coding sequence ATGGACTTTTCGCGCAGGCATCTTCTGACCACCGCGCTGGGAGGCGCGGCGTCGTTGGCGCTCGGCAAACGCGCGGCTGCGCAGGTCGCCGCCCAGCCCTTCGCCCAGTGGGTGGAGAGTTTCCGCGCCCGCGCGGTCGCGAAAGGCATCTCCGACGCGACTTATGCGCGCGTCATGGGCGGCCTGAAGCCGGACACAACCGTCTTCACCGAAATCCGCAGCCAGCCCGAGTTCAACCAGCAGCTCTGGCAATATCTCAACCGGCGTGTCTCCGACTGGCGCATCCAGACCGGCCAGGAGCGCGCCAAGACCTACGCCCCGCTGCTCGCGCGCATCGAAAAGGATTTCGGCGTCGAGCGCAGCATCATGCTCGGCCTGTGGGGCATCGAGTCGACCTTCGGCGATCCGGTGGTGAAGCAGAACCACTCGCGGCCGGTCTTCCCCGCGTTGGCGGCGCTCGCCTGGGGCGAGCCGCGGCGACGCAGCTATTGGGAGACCGAGCTGATCAACGCCCTGCGCATCGTGGAAAAAGGCTGGGCGCAGCCGAAGGAGATGATCGGGTCATGGGCCGGCGCCATGGGCCATACCCAGTGGATGCCCGAGGTCTGGCTCAACGTCGGCATCGACTATGACGGCGACGGCAAGGTCAATCCACTCGACAAGCCGGACGACGCACTGGGCTCGAGCGCTAAGTATCTCGTCAACCGCGGCAAATACCGGCGCGGCGAGCACTGGGGCTACGAGGTGCGCGCGGGAGGGCGCGGCTCGGATGAGACGTCACGTAGCTACGAGGCCTGGCAAGCGATGGGAGTGACCCGCGCGGATGGCCAGCCGTTCCCGAATCCGAAACTCACCGCAAAGCTGTGGGTACCTGTCGCGGGTGGGCCGGCATTCCTGCTCGGGCATAACTTCTACGCGGTGAAGACCTACAATCCGTCGATGAACTACACGCTCGCGATCGTGCATCTCGGCGATCGCGTGCTCGGCGCCGGGCCCTTCGCGCAGCCGTTCCCCGGAAGCGAACGGGCGCCGACGCTTGCCGAGGTGCAGGAGATGCAGAAGCGCCTCACCGCCGCTGGATACGACACCGGCGGCACCGACGGCCGCGTCGGCAACATGACGATGCTCGCGGCGCGGAATTTTCAGCAGAAGGCGGGGCTCGTGCCGGCGGACGGGTATCTGGGGCTGAAGCTCTTGGCGAAGCTGCGGGGTTCGTAG
- a CDS encoding ABC transporter ATP-binding protein, translating into MLLSAQNVSKTFGSLRAVAGADLSIDEGEIIGLIGPNGAGKSTFFNCLAGDTLPTTGRIVFDNVDVTRAPPEEHARLGIGRTFQVPATFEDMTVLDNVMVGAFLRHHQRADARAHALKVLELVGLADRQALRARSLGTPGRKRLEIARVLATGPRLMLLDEALAGLTPAELQLAIALVRKIHETGITIVIVEHIMEVIMTLAKRVIVFNQGHVIAQGKPADVVKDEAVIEAYLGRGHRQWRKKAEGDA; encoded by the coding sequence ATGCTGCTTAGCGCGCAAAATGTCTCGAAGACCTTCGGCAGCCTGCGCGCGGTCGCGGGCGCGGACCTGTCGATCGACGAGGGCGAGATCATCGGCTTGATCGGCCCGAACGGCGCCGGCAAGTCGACCTTCTTCAATTGTCTTGCGGGCGACACGCTGCCGACCACCGGCCGCATCGTGTTCGACAACGTCGATGTGACCCGCGCGCCTCCTGAGGAGCATGCGCGGCTCGGCATCGGACGCACCTTCCAGGTGCCGGCGACCTTCGAGGATATGACGGTGCTCGACAACGTGATGGTCGGGGCATTCCTGCGTCATCATCAGCGTGCGGACGCGCGCGCGCATGCGCTGAAAGTGTTGGAGTTGGTGGGGCTTGCGGATCGCCAGGCTCTGCGCGCCCGCTCGCTCGGAACGCCCGGGCGCAAGCGGCTCGAGATCGCGCGCGTGCTCGCGACCGGGCCGCGCCTGATGCTGCTCGACGAGGCGCTTGCGGGACTGACGCCTGCGGAGCTTCAGCTCGCGATCGCGCTGGTGCGGAAGATCCACGAAACCGGCATCACGATCGTGATCGTCGAGCACATTATGGAAGTGATCATGACGCTCGCGAAGCGCGTGATCGTGTTCAATCAGGGCCATGTGATCGCGCAAGGCAAGCCGGCCGACGTGGTGAAGGACGAAGCCGTGATCGAGGCTTATCTCGGGCGCGGCCACCGGCAGTGGCGGAAGAAGGCCGAGGGTGACGCGTAA
- a CDS encoding branched-chain amino acid ABC transporter permease has product MKTAIALAVVFLAYPFVFSNAFYLDIGVALLLAAISASAWNIVGGYAGQVSVGHSMFFGVGAYLPLLVFHHWQLPPIVGVPVAVAISLVLAVIIGLPTFRLSGHYFSMATIAVAELIRLVVGTIDFLGAAIGLQGPAVGRGWWDLTFRGELPYYFIFLAVLVILLFITWLLQRSRFGYYLRAIKAGERAARSLGVPVRRTKLFALMLSATFTSIAGSLYAIKTGFIDPESGFGILVSVQMVIIAALGGAGTLYGPLVGAIILIPLQTATNTWFGGGGTGLTYILYGGIIVIIARFEPGGLNELWQRIAPKFRRRADAA; this is encoded by the coding sequence ATGAAGACAGCCATCGCGCTCGCGGTCGTTTTCCTGGCCTACCCGTTCGTCTTCTCCAATGCCTTTTATCTCGACATCGGCGTCGCGCTGCTGCTTGCGGCGATCTCGGCGTCCGCCTGGAACATCGTCGGCGGCTACGCGGGGCAAGTGTCGGTCGGCCACAGCATGTTCTTCGGCGTCGGCGCGTATCTGCCGTTGCTCGTCTTTCATCACTGGCAATTACCACCGATCGTCGGCGTGCCGGTCGCCGTCGCGATCAGCCTCGTCCTCGCCGTCATCATCGGCCTGCCGACCTTCCGCCTCTCCGGCCACTATTTCTCGATGGCGACCATCGCGGTCGCCGAACTGATCCGCCTCGTCGTCGGCACCATCGATTTTCTCGGGGCCGCGATCGGGCTGCAGGGCCCGGCGGTCGGGCGTGGCTGGTGGGACCTGACGTTCCGCGGCGAGCTCCCGTACTACTTCATCTTCCTCGCCGTACTTGTGATCCTGCTGTTCATCACATGGCTCCTGCAGCGCAGCCGCTTCGGCTATTACCTGCGCGCCATCAAGGCCGGCGAACGCGCCGCGCGTTCGCTCGGCGTTCCGGTGCGCCGCACCAAGCTCTTCGCGCTGATGCTGAGCGCGACATTCACCTCGATCGCCGGCTCGCTCTACGCGATCAAGACCGGGTTCATCGATCCCGAGAGCGGGTTCGGCATTCTCGTCTCGGTGCAGATGGTGATCATCGCGGCGCTCGGCGGGGCTGGCACGCTTTACGGCCCGCTGGTCGGCGCCATCATCCTGATCCCGCTGCAGACGGCGACCAACACCTGGTTCGGCGGCGGCGGCACGGGCCTCACCTACATTCTCTACGGCGGCATCATCGTGATTATCGCCCGCTTCGAGCCGGGCGGGCTCAACGAGCTGTGGCAGCGCATCGCGCCGAAATTCCGGAGACGGGCCGATGCTGCTTAG